Proteins encoded within one genomic window of Gimesia sp.:
- a CDS encoding DUF1559 domain-containing protein, producing MRVFQRRRAFTLIELLVVIAIIAILIALLLPAVQQAREAARRSQCKNNLKQFGLALHNYHETHGCFGQLTLAAYHEGSGGAIRPWTGFSQQAMLLPFLDQANIYNQFDFSQSCEESPNTNNRNAGIGVFRCPSDPRYINYGEGHLNYYMSAGPCMGWDPDLGYQVGFSRYELITRVADILDGTSNVVAMSERIVGTANSSTFNINGDVARSVGTSFNSRQTTFPTKSQLDTHGTACSNPTAFYTHRGSRWMRADECWFNTWNTPNSPNPDCSTGNGGHAGGDAPAAQAARSRHTGGVHALMADGSVHFVSENIDLQKWQQLGAIADGAAVSINE from the coding sequence ATGAGAGTCTTCCAGAGAAGACGCGCATTCACGCTGATTGAGTTGCTCGTCGTGATCGCTATTATTGCCATTTTAATTGCCTTGCTGCTTCCCGCGGTGCAGCAGGCGCGTGAGGCCGCCCGTCGGTCGCAGTGTAAGAACAACCTGAAACAGTTCGGGCTGGCTCTGCACAATTACCATGAAACCCATGGCTGTTTTGGTCAGCTGACCCTGGCTGCGTACCACGAAGGCAGTGGTGGGGCTATTCGACCCTGGACCGGTTTCAGCCAGCAGGCGATGCTGCTCCCCTTCCTGGATCAGGCCAACATTTACAACCAGTTTGATTTCAGCCAGTCTTGTGAAGAGTCCCCCAATACCAACAACCGCAATGCGGGAATTGGCGTTTTCCGTTGTCCTTCTGATCCAAGGTACATCAACTATGGTGAAGGGCATTTAAACTATTACATGTCGGCAGGTCCTTGTATGGGTTGGGATCCTGACCTGGGATATCAGGTAGGTTTTTCTCGCTACGAACTCATTACACGAGTTGCTGATATTCTGGATGGAACTTCGAATGTGGTTGCGATGAGTGAACGGATAGTAGGTACTGCTAACAGCTCCACATTTAATATTAACGGCGATGTGGCAAGATCGGTTGGAACGAGCTTCAACTCAAGACAGACGACTTTCCCGACGAAGTCACAATTAGACACGCATGGAACTGCTTGTAGTAATCCTACTGCTTTCTATACACATCGTGGATCTCGCTGGATGCGGGCAGACGAGTGCTGGTTTAACACCTGGAACACGCCGAACTCGCCTAATCCGGACTGCAGTACCGGCAACGGTGGTCATGCAGGTGGTGATGCTCCTGCAGCACAGGCGGCCCGTAGCCGTCACACCGGTGGTGTGCATGCTCTGATGGCCGATGGCTCAGTACACTTTGTCTCTGAGAACATCGACTTACAGAAATGGCAGCAACTGGGCGCGATCGCTGATGGTGCCGCTGTCAGTATCAACGAGTAG
- a CDS encoding Gfo/Idh/MocA family oxidoreductase: MSDSVNRRTFLGQTAAAATAAGITAPAILSAANKAPSEKVTIGIMGMQRGLALAKTFGALDGVEIKYVCDTDDTRAGKAAQTVEKATKKKPQAIGDFRKILDDKDVDALIVAAPNHWHAPGTILGCSAGKHVYVEKPCCHNPKEGEMMVEAARKNKRAVQMGSQRRSSESIQEGIQQLKEGIIGDVHLARAYYWSARGSIGKGKPAAVPPELNYDLWQGPAPRQKYVDNLIHYNWHWFWKYGNGELGNNGVHSLDLCRWGLGAEIPNRVVSSGGRYFYSDDQQTPDTHVVAFEFDGGKQITWQGTSCNRHKNDFVIFFGSKGNLILGTSGGYTVLDAKDKEVKKVDGNQGMSEHAQNFVDAIRNNEPLNLNAEIEIGNKSTLLCHLGNIAHRTGRTLQCDTTNGHIVDDKEAMTFWGREYEPGWEPKV, from the coding sequence ATGTCCGATTCCGTCAATCGTCGTACTTTCCTGGGACAGACTGCCGCAGCTGCCACCGCTGCCGGCATCACCGCCCCGGCGATTCTGTCCGCCGCCAACAAAGCCCCCAGTGAGAAAGTTACCATCGGCATCATGGGGATGCAGCGTGGTCTGGCCCTGGCGAAAACCTTCGGTGCCCTGGATGGGGTCGAAATCAAGTACGTCTGTGATACGGATGACACCCGTGCCGGCAAAGCAGCCCAGACAGTGGAAAAAGCCACGAAAAAGAAGCCACAGGCCATCGGTGATTTCCGCAAAATCCTCGACGACAAAGACGTGGATGCTCTGATCGTCGCTGCTCCCAACCACTGGCATGCTCCCGGTACTATTCTCGGCTGTTCAGCCGGCAAGCACGTCTACGTTGAAAAGCCCTGCTGCCACAACCCCAAAGAAGGGGAAATGATGGTTGAGGCTGCTCGCAAAAACAAACGAGCCGTCCAGATGGGAAGCCAGCGTCGCAGCAGTGAATCCATTCAGGAAGGGATTCAGCAGCTCAAAGAAGGTATCATCGGCGATGTTCACCTGGCCCGCGCCTACTACTGGAGTGCCCGCGGTTCCATCGGCAAAGGGAAACCGGCGGCTGTGCCTCCCGAACTGAACTACGATCTCTGGCAGGGACCAGCGCCCCGTCAGAAGTACGTGGACAACCTGATTCACTACAACTGGCACTGGTTCTGGAAATACGGTAACGGCGAACTGGGGAACAACGGCGTACACTCGCTCGACCTCTGTCGCTGGGGCCTGGGTGCAGAAATTCCTAACCGCGTGGTTTCCAGCGGTGGTCGTTACTTCTACAGCGACGATCAGCAGACTCCCGACACGCATGTCGTCGCTTTTGAATTCGATGGCGGCAAGCAGATCACCTGGCAGGGAACCAGCTGTAACCGTCACAAGAATGATTTCGTGATCTTCTTCGGCAGCAAAGGGAACCTGATCCTCGGTACCTCCGGTGGTTACACGGTTCTGGATGCCAAAGATAAGGAAGTCAAGAAAGTTGACGGCAACCAGGGCATGAGCGAACATGCTCAGAACTTTGTGGATGCCATCCGCAATAACGAGCCGCTGAACCTCAACGCTGAAATCGAAATCGGCAACAAGAGTACCCTGCTCTGCCATCTCGGTAACATCGCCCACCGCACCGGACGTACCCTGCAGTGCGATACGACCAACGGGCACATCGTTGATGATAAAGAAGCCATGACCTTCTGGGGACGCGAATACGAACCCGGTTGGGAACCCAAAGTTTAG
- a CDS encoding phosphoglycerate dehydrogenase has protein sequence MPRVICTAKMCEFGPHFEILQAAGFEVDTVPTDVDLRKEPHRVVEQVQGYDAVLAGAEIYSREVLAQLPDLRIVSRYGVGFDAVDLAAADDLDIAVTITPGVNHHSVAEQAFALLMGVARLTRSQDQAVRRGEWERALTPRVWGSTIGIVGLGRIGQAVATRAIGMGMKVLAYDPFPNKQFVDSHAVTMVSIDELLAQSDYVTLHLPVTPETVDLINKDSLAKMKQGSVLINTARGGLVDEDALIEALQSGHLRAAGLDVFKKEPLPVESPLIKLDNVLLSCHIGGLDQESHRDAYAMAAHNIVKLYQGEWPEECVVNLKQTPDWKWTR, from the coding sequence ATGCCTCGCGTCATCTGTACCGCTAAAATGTGTGAATTCGGTCCGCACTTTGAAATCCTTCAGGCTGCAGGATTCGAGGTGGACACCGTCCCGACTGACGTGGATCTCCGCAAAGAACCCCATCGCGTCGTCGAACAGGTACAGGGCTACGATGCCGTGCTGGCCGGTGCAGAAATCTATTCCCGCGAAGTGCTCGCACAACTGCCCGATCTGAGAATCGTCTCCCGCTATGGAGTCGGCTTCGACGCCGTCGATCTGGCAGCCGCTGACGATCTGGACATCGCGGTCACCATCACCCCGGGAGTGAATCATCACTCGGTCGCCGAACAGGCTTTCGCGCTGCTGATGGGCGTCGCCCGACTCACCCGCTCCCAGGACCAGGCTGTCCGACGCGGTGAATGGGAACGGGCTCTGACTCCCCGCGTCTGGGGCAGCACCATCGGAATCGTCGGCCTCGGTCGCATCGGTCAGGCAGTCGCAACCCGCGCGATCGGCATGGGCATGAAAGTCCTTGCGTACGATCCATTCCCCAACAAACAGTTTGTTGACAGTCACGCGGTCACCATGGTCAGCATCGACGAACTGCTGGCCCAGTCGGACTACGTCACGCTGCACCTTCCCGTCACCCCCGAAACTGTCGACCTGATCAACAAGGACTCGCTGGCCAAAATGAAACAAGGCTCGGTCCTCATCAACACTGCCCGCGGCGGCCTCGTCGACGAAGACGCCCTCATTGAAGCCCTGCAGTCGGGACATCTCCGCGCCGCCGGTCTCGATGTCTTCAAAAAAGAACCATTGCCTGTTGAAAGTCCCCTGATCAAGCTGGACAATGTACTGTTGAGCTGTCACATCGGCGGACTGGACCAGGAATCGCACCGCGATGCTTACGCGATGGCGGCTCACAACATTGTGAAACTGTATCAGGGCGAGTGGCCGGAAGAGTGTGTGGTCAACCTGAAACAGACCCCCGACTGGAAATGGACTCGCTGA